The stretch of DNA ACACGCCCGGCCACTTCGCGCTGATCTGCGCCGCCCATCGATGGTCGTGGTGTGCACGCACATCGGCGGTGTCGGTCTGCGACGTCGACGCGAGCGTGCCCGCGGCGTCGGCCTCCGGATCGGCGGGCACCGTGGTGGTGACCTCGGTGGCGCCCTGCTGCTGCACCGTCTCCGTTGCGGTGGCCGTGTCGTTCGAAGCGTCGTCGCCGGTGAACTCGATCGCGAGAACGACACCGGCGACGACCAGCGCGACCACGCAGGCGATCGCGAGTCCGATGACCACTCCGCGTGCGACACTCGAGCCGCGCTGCGGCGGGTGAGCGTACGGGTGGGGGTACTGGTACTGCTGTGGATACCGCTCGGGCAGCGGGCCGCCGTGCATGGTCTGCGCGTAGTGGTCTACGTTCTGCTGCGGACCCCCGTACGGTCCCGGTTCGTCCGGCCTCGACATGCGCTCATCGTAGTCGCAGACGGCGCCGGTTCTGCGGTCTATGCCGGATCGGCGACGAGTGACCACGGGACGGTCAACATGTTGTCGACACGGCGTCCGCGCGGGATCGACACCGGGAGTCCCTCGTCGCGGAGGGCGCGCACCGCGACGCGCCACCGATCGCGCGGTCCGAACGCGGCCTGCGGGGCCGCACGATCCCACGCGCGGTCGGCGCGCGTGAGCAGTTCGTGGATCGGCGCACCCGGGACATTGTGGTGGATGAGCGCCTTCGGCAGCCGAGGCGCCAGCTCGGACGGCCGATCGGTGTGCTCGGGCGACCAGCACAGCGTCAACTCGATCGGACCGTCCTCGTCGAGGAGCACCCAGCAGCAGCGTCGACCGATCTCATCGCAGGTGCCTTCCACGATGAGTCCGCCGGGAGCGAGCCGGGACCGCATGAGCGTCCACGCGTCGCGGACCTCGTCCTCGTCGTACTGGCGCAGGACGTTGAACGCACGCACCAGATTGGGCCGCAGCCCGGCCAGCTCGAATCCGCCGAGCGCGAAGCGGACGCCGTCGCGCGGCTCCACGATGCGGGCCGGGTCGATCTCGAGTCCGACGAGGTCGAGTCCCGGAACAACGGCGCGCAGCCGCCTCGCCATCTCGACGGCGGTGTCCGGACGTCCGCCGTAGCCGAGGTCGACGGCCAGCGGGCTCGGCCCGGCGCACGCGGCGAGCACGCGCCGGTCCCCGGCCATGGCTCGATCGATGCGTCGAAGCCTGTTGATGTTGGTGGTGCCGCGAGTGATTCGGCCGGTCGGCCGACGCGGCCCGCTCACGAGCGGGAGCAGATCATGCGAGGTTGGCTGCGACCCAGTCGGCGGTGAACTCGGCTTCGCCGCGGAACAGGTCGACGAGGTTGACCAGCATCAGCTGTTCGAGCTTCCCGTTGATGAACGGCAGATACACCTTGACCTCGGTGGTCTTGCGGATGGTGCAGCCGGTCTCTGTGTCGAAGAGCTCCTGGTCGCCGGTCAACGAGCCGGGGCCCGCGGGGATCGACGCCGTGTAGGTGCCGGCGGTTCGGGCGGGATCGTACGCGTCGAGGGTCTCCACCCGCGTGATGATCATGTCCTTCTTCATCACGGTCTGCGCGATCGACGGCAGCATGTCGCGGGTGAGGGTCTGCTGCAGGACCACGCGCATCCCGCCGCTGCCGGAGTCGAACTCCTCGACATGAGAGATCGGCGTCAGCTCGC from Gordonia humi encodes:
- a CDS encoding DUF2505 domain-containing protein; the encoded protein is MARRLSYSARYEHPAEKLYQAQMQRQYWDDLMEGFRELTPISHVEEFDSGSGGMRVVLQQTLTRDMLPSIAQTVMKKDMIITRVETLDAYDPARTAGTYTASIPAGPGSLTGDQELFDTETGCTIRKTTEVKVYLPFINGKLEQLMLVNLVDLFRGEAEFTADWVAANLA
- a CDS encoding class I SAM-dependent methyltransferase is translated as MSGPRRPTGRITRGTTNINRLRRIDRAMAGDRRVLAACAGPSPLAVDLGYGGRPDTAVEMARRLRAVVPGLDLVGLEIDPARIVEPRDGVRFALGGFELAGLRPNLVRAFNVLRQYDEDEVRDAWTLMRSRLAPGGLIVEGTCDEIGRRCCWVLLDEDGPIELTLCWSPEHTDRPSELAPRLPKALIHHNVPGAPIHELLTRADRAWDRAAPQAAFGPRDRWRVAVRALRDEGLPVSIPRGRRVDNMLTVPWSLVADPA